From the Brassica napus cultivar Da-Ae chromosome A8, Da-Ae, whole genome shotgun sequence genome, one window contains:
- the LOC106361198 gene encoding ADP,ATP carrier protein 3, mitochondrial-like isoform X2, with product MNKQRHPSVFQKLHGQTSLISTLSPTVQPRNHSVSGAYVNGGLQSLLQPTSHDTSLIPRGSLPVLAQAPTEKSSTGFLIDFLMGGVSAAVSKTAAAPIERVKLLIQNQDEMLRAGRLSEPYKGITDCFTRTVKDEGVLSLWRGNTANVLRYFPTQALNFAFKDYFKRLFNFKKDKDGYWKWFAGNLASGGAAGASSLLFVYSLDYARTRLANDAKAAKKGGQRQFNGIVDVYKKTVASDGVVGLYRGFNISCVGIIVYRGLYFGLYDSLKPVVLVDGLEDNFLASFLLGWGITIGAGLASYPIDTVRRRMMMTSGEAVKYTSSLQAFNQIVKKEGARSLFKGAGANILRAVAGAGVLAGYDKLQLLVFGKKYGSGSG from the exons atgaataaacaaaGGCATCCATCGGTGTTTCAGAAGCTTCATGGACAAACCTCCTTGATTAGTACACTATCTCCAACTGTGCAACCTCGTAATCACAGCGTCTCTGGAGCTTATGTCAATGGAGGTTTGCAGAGTCTACTGCAGCCAACTAGTCATGACACTTCTCTTATACCACGTGGCTCACTTCCCGTACTTGCTCAAGCTCCTACCGAGAAAAGTAGCACTGGTTTCTTGATTGATTTCCTCATGGGAGGAGTCTCGGCTGCTGTTTCAAAGACTGCAGCCGCTCCTATCGAGCGTGTGAAGCTATTGATTCAGAACCAAGATGAAATGCTCAGAGCCGGGCGtctctctgaaccatacaaagGAATCACTGACTGTTTTACCCGGACAGTCAAAGACGAAGGCGTGCTTTCTCTTTGGAGAGGCAACACCGCCAATGTTCTCAGATACTTCCCCACTCAG GCTTTGAACTTTGCGTTCAAAGACTACTTCAAGCGACTGttcaacttcaagaaagacaaagATGGATACTGGAAGTGGTTTGCAGGGAACTTGGCGTCTGGTGGTGCAGCTGGTGCTTCATCTCTGCTTTTTGTCTACTCTTTGGATTACGCACGTACCCGTTTAGCCAACGATGCCAAAGCGGCCAAGAAGGGTGGTCAGAGGCAGTTTAATGGCATAGTTGACGTGTACAAGAAAACTGTAGCCTCTGATGGTGTTGTAGGACTATACCGCGGTTTCAACATCTCATGTGTTGGTATTATCGTCTACCGTGGACTCTACTTCGGATTGTATGATTCCTTGAAGCCTGTAGTTCTTGTTGATGGTCTCGAG GATAACTTCTTGGCGAGTTTCTTGCTGGGATGGGGAATCACCATTGGAGCTGGACTGGCGTCATACCCGATAGACACGGTGCGTAGAAGAATGATGATGACATCAGGTGAAGCAGTGAAGTACACGAGCTCACTTCAGGCCTTTAATCAGATTGTTAAGAAAGAAGGAGCCAGGTCGCTTTTCAAAGGTGCAGGTGCCAACATCCTCCGTGCTGTTGCAGGGGCCGGTGTACTCGCTGGCTATGACAAGCTCCAGCTCCTTGTGTTTGGCAAGAAGTACGGCTCTGGTAGTGGCTAA
- the LOC106361197 gene encoding uncharacterized protein At4g28440-like, giving the protein MATTGSASAATGTTTAKRKPVFVKVEQLKPGTTGHTLTVKVVDANPVVPVTRKARPGASMGRPSQPSRIAECLIGDETGCILFTARNDQVDLMKPGETVILRNSRIDMYKGTMRLGVDKWGRIEATEPASFTVKEDNNLSLVEYELINVNDQ; this is encoded by the exons ATGGCGACTACAGGAAGCGCATCGGCTGCGACGGGAACGACGACGGCGAAGAGAAAACCGGTGTTTGTGAAAGTGGAACAGCTAAAGCCTGGAACGACTGGTCACACTTTGACTGTTAAGGTCGTTGACGCCAATCCGGTGGTTCCGGTTACCCGGAAGGCTCGTCCGGGTGCTTCCATGGGTCGTCCGTCTCAGCCCAGTCGAATCGCTGAGTGTCTCATTGGAGACGAAACCGGATGTATTCTCTTCACTGCTCGTAACGACCAAG TTGATCTTATGAAACCAGGGGAGACGGTGATACTGCGCAATTCGAGGATTGACATGTACAAGGGTACAATGAGGCTAGGGGTTGATAAATGGGGACGCATCGAAGCAACGGAGCCAGCGTCTTTCACAGTCAAAGAGGATAACAATCTGTCTCTGGTTGAATACGAGCTGATTAACGTTAACGATCAGTGA
- the LOC106361198 gene encoding ADP,ATP carrier protein 3, mitochondrial-like isoform X1 gives MGPEGHESKECSSICRLEKQTFGTKMNKQRHPSVFQKLHGQTSLISTLSPTVQPRNHSVSGAYVNGGLQSLLQPTSHDTSLIPRGSLPVLAQAPTEKSSTGFLIDFLMGGVSAAVSKTAAAPIERVKLLIQNQDEMLRAGRLSEPYKGITDCFTRTVKDEGVLSLWRGNTANVLRYFPTQALNFAFKDYFKRLFNFKKDKDGYWKWFAGNLASGGAAGASSLLFVYSLDYARTRLANDAKAAKKGGQRQFNGIVDVYKKTVASDGVVGLYRGFNISCVGIIVYRGLYFGLYDSLKPVVLVDGLEDNFLASFLLGWGITIGAGLASYPIDTVRRRMMMTSGEAVKYTSSLQAFNQIVKKEGARSLFKGAGANILRAVAGAGVLAGYDKLQLLVFGKKYGSGSG, from the exons ATGGGCCCAGAAGGACACGAGTCAAAGGAATGCAGTAGCATTTGCCGCTTAGAGAAACAAACCTTCG GAAcaaaaatgaataaacaaaGGCATCCATCGGTGTTTCAGAAGCTTCATGGACAAACCTCCTTGATTAGTACACTATCTCCAACTGTGCAACCTCGTAATCACAGCGTCTCTGGAGCTTATGTCAATGGAGGTTTGCAGAGTCTACTGCAGCCAACTAGTCATGACACTTCTCTTATACCACGTGGCTCACTTCCCGTACTTGCTCAAGCTCCTACCGAGAAAAGTAGCACTGGTTTCTTGATTGATTTCCTCATGGGAGGAGTCTCGGCTGCTGTTTCAAAGACTGCAGCCGCTCCTATCGAGCGTGTGAAGCTATTGATTCAGAACCAAGATGAAATGCTCAGAGCCGGGCGtctctctgaaccatacaaagGAATCACTGACTGTTTTACCCGGACAGTCAAAGACGAAGGCGTGCTTTCTCTTTGGAGAGGCAACACCGCCAATGTTCTCAGATACTTCCCCACTCAG GCTTTGAACTTTGCGTTCAAAGACTACTTCAAGCGACTGttcaacttcaagaaagacaaagATGGATACTGGAAGTGGTTTGCAGGGAACTTGGCGTCTGGTGGTGCAGCTGGTGCTTCATCTCTGCTTTTTGTCTACTCTTTGGATTACGCACGTACCCGTTTAGCCAACGATGCCAAAGCGGCCAAGAAGGGTGGTCAGAGGCAGTTTAATGGCATAGTTGACGTGTACAAGAAAACTGTAGCCTCTGATGGTGTTGTAGGACTATACCGCGGTTTCAACATCTCATGTGTTGGTATTATCGTCTACCGTGGACTCTACTTCGGATTGTATGATTCCTTGAAGCCTGTAGTTCTTGTTGATGGTCTCGAG GATAACTTCTTGGCGAGTTTCTTGCTGGGATGGGGAATCACCATTGGAGCTGGACTGGCGTCATACCCGATAGACACGGTGCGTAGAAGAATGATGATGACATCAGGTGAAGCAGTGAAGTACACGAGCTCACTTCAGGCCTTTAATCAGATTGTTAAGAAAGAAGGAGCCAGGTCGCTTTTCAAAGGTGCAGGTGCCAACATCCTCCGTGCTGTTGCAGGGGCCGGTGTACTCGCTGGCTATGACAAGCTCCAGCTCCTTGTGTTTGGCAAGAAGTACGGCTCTGGTAGTGGCTAA
- the LOC106359829 gene encoding PAMP-induced secreted peptide 1: MRRVSWPSILIMVIVALLVVEHVVVPAAAGRVLTEKLGDGSATMMRVEKMTSTVDFWFQRLASGPSPRGRGH, encoded by the coding sequence ATGAGGAGGGTTAGTTGGCCTAGTATTTTGATCATGGTGATCGTGGCGTTGTTGGTGGTAGAACACGTGGTGGTTCCAGCCGCGGCGGGGAGAGTATTAACGGAGAAGTTGGGAGACGGAAGCGCGACTATGATGAGGGTGGAGAAGATGACGTCGACGGTGGATTTTTGGTTTCAGCGTTTGGCTTCGGGTCCGAGTCCAAGGGGTCGCGGCCATTAA